From the Hevea brasiliensis isolate MT/VB/25A 57/8 chromosome 15, ASM3005281v1, whole genome shotgun sequence genome, one window contains:
- the LOC110656612 gene encoding probable carboxylesterase 11, with amino-acid sequence MPSVAVKLYSVFFKFLLKHRLQNRIQTPHDDTNPFGVTTRPEESVSAPNPSFADGVATKDIHIDPFTSLSIRIFLPESALNPPEPDSKPQSKVKSKPNSKWLNPDQNDNPTAFIANHHLQTLRSNGLGPSATNSSTVSSPREESRRHSYGCGYDMEAFNLRSDGVGGVYRGYSPSFDKSRKLPIMLQFHGGGWVSGSNDSVANDFFCRRIAKLCDVVVVAVGYRLAPENRYPAAFDDGLKVLNWLGKQANLAECSKSMGNAKGGTEFKKADIQRHIVDSFGASMVEPWLAAHGDPSRCVLLGVSCGANIADYVARKAVEAGKLLDPVKVVAQVLMYPFFIGSVPTHSEIKLANSYFYDKQMCMLAWKLFLPEEEFSLDHPAANPLVPGRGPPLKHMPPTLTVVAEHDWMRDRAIAYSEELRKVNVDAPVLEYKDAVHEFATLDMLLKTPQAQACAEDIAIWVKKYISLRGHEFSY; translated from the exons ATGCCAAGCGTGGCTGTCAAGTTATACAGTGTCTTCTTCAAGTTCCTCTTGAAGCACCGTTTGCAGAATCGGATCCAAACCCCCCATGATGATACTAATCCCTTCGGCGTTACCACCCGACCCGAGGAGTCTGTCTCCGCTCCTAATCCTTCCTTTGCCGATGGCGTCGCCACCAAGGATATTCATATCGACCCTTTTACCTCTCTCTCAATACGGATCTTCCTCCCTGAGTCCGCTCTTAATCCACCTGAACCTGATTCTAAGCCCCAATCTAAAGTTAAATCCAAGCCTAATTCTAAATGGCTTAATCCCGATCAAAATGACAACCCCACTGCCTTCATCGCCAACCACCACCTCCAGACTCTACGCAGTAATGGCCTTGGCCCCTCAGCTACAAATAGCAGTACCGTATCATCGCCCAGGGAAGAGTCTAGAAGGCACAGCTACGGTTGCGGCTATGATATGGAGGCTTTCAATTTGAGATCGGACGGTGTCGGTGGAGTCTATAGAGGGTACTCACCGTCCTTTGATAAGTCGCGGAAATTACCAATAATGTTGCAGTTCCACGGGGGTGGATGGGTGAGTGGGAGCAATGATTCGGTGGCTAATGATTTTTTTTGTAGAAGGATTGCGAAACTCTGTGATGTGGTTGTGGTGGCTGTTGGGTATAGATTGGCTCCCGAGAACAGGTATCCAGCTGCTTTTGATGATGGGCTGAAGGTTTTGAATTGGTTGGGGAAGCAGGCAAATTTGGCTGAGTGCAGTAAATCCATGGGAAATGCCAAGGGTGGCACGGAGTTCAAGAAGGCTGATATTCAACGCCATATTGTGGACTCCTTTGGAGCATCCATGGTGGAGCCGTGGCTTGCAGCACATGGTGATCCATCCAG ATGTGTTCTACTCGGAGTGAGTTGTGGTGCAAATATTGCAGACTATGTTGCTCGAAAAGCTGTAGAGGCAGGCAAGCTATTGGACCCAGTTAAGGTTGtagcacaggttttgatgtatccaTTCTTCATTGGGAGTGTCCCCACACATTCTGAGATAAAACTGGCAAATTCCTACTTCTATGATAAGCAGATGTGCATGCTTGCATGGAAACTCTTCCTTCCAGAGGAAGAGTTCAGCCTTGACCACCCAGCTGCCAACCCCCTTGTCCCAGGCAGGGGGCCTCCTTTAAAGCACATGCCCCCAACATTGACAGTGGTGGCTGAACATGACTGGATGAGAGACCGAGCCATTGCTTACTCTGAGGAGCTTAGGAAGGTGAATGTTGACGCACCAGTTCTTGAATACAAGGATGCTGTTCATGAATTTGCAACTCTTGACATGCTTCTGAAGACCCCACAGGCTCAGGCTTGTGCTGAGGACATTGCCATCTGGGTCAAGAAGTACATTTCACTTCGAGGGCATGAGTTCTCTTATTAA
- the LOC110656609 gene encoding putative E3 ubiquitin-protein ligase RING1a, protein MVSDEPKQSPPEQRHPDPVESAQNVEGLFSPRFKSLAAMAGWDEESILIASLIVEDTPDRQFKYKKRSDLQFKTPPSASSRRKRRAQRKSPISVSVPVIGLEEEEEPEKQENQKEKTEAEPKIEAKEERKTEGDELKKENSGVSCSNSVFPCMDKLREELSCAICLEICFEPSTTSCGHSFCKKCLRSAADKCGKKCPKCRQLISNGRSCTVNTVLWNTIQLLFPQEIEARKAAGALNSREAERQTLETRINTDVRSSSIRPSRTSVSRRDVTARRRDELNQDEDSALAQRLQREDLTRLLSRDTSGRNRRGGILSQDEDAESAQSLPREDLGRLLRRDASGRRRRGTPSQDEDAALALRLQREEFMEAFGGTHAQSASSLSLARANLRAMASRAINIRMRSRPT, encoded by the exons ATGGTGAGCGATGAACCGAAACAGAGTCCACCGGAACAAAGGCACCCAGACCCTGTTGAAAGTGCCCAAAACGTTGAGGGTTTGTTCAGTCCTAGATTTAAATCTTTGGCTGCCATGGCTGGTTGGGACGAAGAGTCCATCCTTATTGCCAGCCTTATTGTGGAAGACACTCCTGATCGACAGTTTAAGTACAAGAAACGCTCTGATTTGCAGTTCAAGACTCCACCTTCTGCCAGTTCAAGAAG AAAACGCAGGGCTCAGAGAAAGAGTCCCATTTCGGTTTCTGTCCCCGTTATTggccttgaggaagaagaagaacctgAAAAACAAG AGAATCAGAAAGAGAAGACAGAAGCGGAACCAAAAATTGAAGCGAAGGAAGAGCGTAAAACAGAAGGAGATGAATTGAAGAAAGAGAATTCTGGTGTTTCTTGCTCGAATTCTGTCTTTCCCTGCATGGATAAGCTCAGAGAAGAGCTTTCTTGTGCA ATTTGTTTGGAGATTTGCTTTGAACCAAGTACCACTTCTTGTGGACACAG TTTCTGTAAGAAATGCTTACGGTCTGCTGCTGATAAATGTGGGAAGAAATGTCCAAAGTGCAGACAGCTAATAAG CAATGGAAGATCTTGCACTGTGAACACAGTTCTTTGGAACACAATACAACTTCTTTTTCCACAAGAAATTGAAGCAAGGAAGGCAGCTGGGGCCTTGAATAGTAGAGAAGCAGAACGCCAAACCCTGGAAACAAGAATCAACACTGATGTAAGGAGCTCAAGCATTCGGCCTTCCAGGACGTCAGTTTCCAGAAGAGATGTAACTGCAAGGAGAAGAGACGAACTGAACCAAGATGAAGATTCTGCGTTGGCTCAAAGATTGCAAAGAGAAGATCTTACACGATTATTGAGCAGAGATACAAGTGGAAGGAACAGAAGAGGGGGGATACTGAGCCAAGATGAGGATGCTGAATCGGCACAAAGCTTGCCAAGAGAAGATCTTGGGCGGCTATTGAGAAGAGAtgcaagtggaagaagaagaagagggacACCTAGCCAAGATGAGGATGCTGCACTAGCTCTAAGGCTGCAGAGGGAGGAGTTCATGGAGGCCTTTGGAGGAACCCATGCGCAATCAGCAAGCTCTCTTTCCTTGGCTAGAGCAAACTTGAGAGCTATGGCATCAAGAGCTATCAACATTCGTATGAGAAGCCGGCCTACATAG